TTATTAGATAATGAAGTATCTGAATCTACTGCCGATGCCATTGAGTATATAAAGACAAATTTAACTGATTCATCAAAAGTCGAAGTTTTAGGTGGAGCTGGTGTTATTCCAGAAAACATTGTTACAAAAATAAAGGGGTATATATCATCAGCTGGCAGTGAAACCAATCCGGAGACTTCAACCACTGTACAGACTTTTACAGGATATATTCAAGATCAGGATTGTTTTATTAGCTATGCTCCAAACTACGGTGATGATACAAAAATGTGTTTATCAATGAAATCCTGTGCAGCTAATGGATATGGAATAACAGCTCTTGAAAGTGACGGCAGCTATAAATTCTACTATTTTGATGGGGATTTTGCAGCTTTTGCTGATGGAAAAACCTTTGATGGTACTGGTTCACAGCTATCTGCATGGAATCTAATACAAAATACTATAAAGAAAAATAATATAACTATAACCGTAAAAGGTAAGTTGAATGGAGAAATAAAGACTGCATCAGACGGTAATACTTATCCGGTAATTACAGTAACATCTTTAGCTGAAAATTAATTTCTGATCTAAAATTGGGTATTAAGAAAACATAGGTAAGTATTTTTTAATACCTTTTTAAATAGATAGAATATGAGGGGGGAAAATAATGGAGAATCATCTACTGCTTTTTTTAAAAGATCTTTTTTATTTAAAGTACCTTCCGTCACTTGGAAATAACGCCAGCTTTAGTTTGATTTTTTTATTTGGAATACTAACTTCAATCCATTGTATTGGTATGTGTGGAGGTATTGTTCTTACGCAATGTATAAATAAGAATGAAGCTAAAACAGCTGATAAAAAACTTAGTAAAAGTACATTTTTACCTATTACAATCTATAATATTGGCAGAATAATATCCTACACTATTATTGGAGGTATAGTTGGAGGTATTGGACAGGTACTCACCCTATCAGGTGTTTTTAAAGGGATCATTCCAATTATAGGTGGAGTATTTATGATTATTATGGCTATAAATCTTCTTGGTATTTTTCCTGTATTAAGACACTTAAATATTTCAATGCCTAAATTTGTTGCAAAGAGAATTATGGGGAAAAATAGCAGTACAAGTCCTCTGATTGTAGGATTATTAACGGGTTTAATGCCCTGTGGACCTTTGCAGATGATACAACTTTATGCTCTTAGCACTAGAAGTGCCATCTATGGAGCAGTTTCTGCATTTATATTTACATTAGGTACTATTCCAGGTATATTTGCATTTGGCACATTTAGTGCAATAATCAATAAGAAGTTTTCAAGATATATTTTAAAGTTCAGTGCTGTTTTAGTAATTATTCTTGGTATTGTAATGATTGGGAGAGGTCTTGCACTTACAGGTGTCGTATTTCCATCATTTGTAGATTCTAACAATAAGGCAGGTGACTATGAAGTTTCTGTTATACATGGAAATATACAGATAGTGACTACGAGCATTGGACAGGATTATTTTCCTCCAATTCAAGTTGCAAAAGGAATTAAAGTTAGATGGACTATAAAGGTTGATAAGGCGGTCTATTCTGATTGTAATAATGCAATACAAATACCTGTTTATAATATAGAAAAGAAATTTGTTGTAGGAAATAATATAGTAGAATTTATTCCAGATAAAGAAGGAGAGTTTATTTATACTTGCTGGATGGGAATGATTAAGAGCAAAATCAAAGTGGTATCAAGGGAAGAATTAAGACGAGCATCTAATTCTAATAATTTAACTAGTCCAATAAAACAAGTACCTAATTCAAGTACTCAAACTTCAAAAAATACATCACAAGAGGAGAATTCATCTAAAGTATCAAATGTAAAGGGTAGTACTGCTGGTAATTCAAATAATGAATTATCGGAAAACAATTTAAAAACTAGCCAATCAAAATCAGAAGATTCTAATACTGTGCCGGCACAGGTACAAACACCAGCACCGGCACAAACCACAACAGTTACTTTAACAGGCTTTATTCAAGATGAAGATTGTTTTGTTCAGTACGTAGATTCAGATACTGGTAAAGCAAAACAAGATCCAGGTAATGACACAAAAGATTGTTTATCAATGCAGGCTTGTGCAAACAGTGGATATGGAATGACAGCACTTCGAAGTAATGGAACTTATAAATTCTATTATTTTGACGGAAAATTTGCAACTGGAAAAGGAGAAAGCTTTATACCAGGGACTGGTACCCAGGCGTTAGCATGGGAATTGATTAATAATACAAATAAACAAGATCATATTACTGTTACTGTTACAGGGACTTTAAATGGAGATACAAGAACTAATACAAATATTGATTTTCCTGCCAATGTAGATGAGAAATATTATCCGATTATAACTGTATCACAATTGTACGAGAATTAAAGTACTTGAAAATCAAGTGATTAGTTAATTATTTCTAAATATCTAATTTTTTAGCAGTAAGGAGATTTTTATAAAAATTCCTTACTGCTCTTAAAATATGTCTGCAATAATACATAATATGTATTTAAAGAGTAGTTGCAATTTTATTTAATTCTTCAGAGGATGAGGTTATTTCCTCTATACTGGCTGTAATTTCTTCCGTAGCAGCAGCTTGTTCTTGACTGGCAGATAAAGAAATTTGACTTTTCTTATTTGATTCATCTACTTTTTCTTTTATATTATCTGTCAATTTTGTAATCTTAGGTATGGTATCCTTAGATTGCTCAGATAATCTTCTTATTTCTGCAGCTACAACTCCAAATCCTTTACCAAATTCTCCTGCTCTTGCTGCTTCTATTGAAGCATTTAAACCCAGCATTTTAGTTTCATCTGCAATTGCCTTTATAAATTCGGATACCTTATTAATTTCTTCTGATAAGGCAGTTATCTCATTAATAGTAATACTAAGATTTTGTTGGTTAGAGTGTATTTCAGAAGCGGAGGCTGCTAATTCCTGAATGGTAGATGATATTCCAGTAAGGCTGTTTTCCAGATTGGCAGACATGTTACGCAAGGTTACAGCAATTTCCTTTGGAGTAGTAACACTAAAGGCCCCTACAATTTCATTGGTGTCTTCGTCAAATAAAGGATAGGCTGACAATCTTACCGGAACTCCATACTCTAAGGTACTTATTTCTTGTGATGCAGGCTTCTTAGACTGTATTACTTTACTTTCAATATAATTTTTATCAAGAGCAACCCCTTCTTTTAAAAAAGGTATATCAAATTTTTTGGAAGATTGAGTACCTACAATTTTATTTAAGTCTGCTATTCTAAGTTGAACACCTTCAGAAAACATTTCAGATAACATTGGCGCAAAGTCAGGAAATGCCTTTAGTACAGAGTGTACTTTGGGTATCGCAAAAGAAAAGGCTCCTACAGCATTATCTTCTTCATCAATAATTGGAATTGAAGATATGTGTAATCTAGTGCCATAAACAGAACGGGGTATATTCTGAGATATAATTCTTTTTTCGCGGATAGCAAGCATGCTTGTACTATTTTTATCCAGTTTAAGTCCAATATAAAATACATTAATATCAAGGGAATCAGATTTTTTTACCCAGGTCATTGTATCTCCTTCTATAATTCCATACACAATACCTCCAGGTATTAAATTTGCTTCTATTTCAGCCAAGGCTTTTAAGTCAGATAATGACTTCATAGAAATCATGACAACAACTCCTTTTTAAGTTATATTTTTACTGTAGTCTATATATTTATATAAATATTTAACTCAATAATAATTCGTATTTAAATTTCAAAACTTTAACTATTTATTTTAAATTATTTTTGCCGATATTACATTTTGTTGATTAATTGTATAAAATTAGAATTACAGTTGAATAAAATTAGCTTGTTGAATAATTAAACATATAATAAATGTTTAATTATTCAACAAGCTAATTTTATTTTATAGAAAGGGTTGTTTTTATTATCTGTTAAACTTCACTTTATTAATGTTAAATTCACCACTTATTTCATCCTGTTCATATTCTATATGTGATATTTCCAGGTCATTATTGGATATCTTATAATTTGAGGAAACGCATCCTGAGTTGTTGTATATATTTCTAAATCGCTTTAATTGTTTATTAGATTTTAAATTCATATTATATTCTCCTCCAAGCTTGATTTACAATATTTACATTTGCATATCCGTTTATATTACCCTCTCCCATGTTATGAATTGCTCCGTCAAAAATGTAGCCATAACTCATATCAGCTGTTTCAATAATTCCTGAACATACAGAAAATTTACCTAAGGAATCTGCTGCTTCTTCAGGAGAGAATGGGATATTAAAAGAAAAGTCTTTTTCGTAAGTTTCATAAAGACTCCATAATTTTTTTTCTAATTCATCAGAACAATTTTCTATAGGAAGTTTAATTATGTTCTTAGCTTCCCTCCTTGTTATCATATAGCTGTGTGATTGCAGTTTTTCTGTTAAAATATTTACAACTTCATTTATTTTATATTCATCCTGATAGTTCATATGCATAAGAAGCAGTTCTTTTGCGACAGTTCTTATCAGAGCATGACTTCTGAATATACTTCCAACAGCTAAAGGATGAATATGTTCTGTTAAGTTAGTAAAGACTTTAATTAAAGTTTCATCAGTTTTAAGACCTATTACATCTTTGGCAATAGAAAAGAAAGAATACACATCCTCCACATTAATAGGAAGCTTCATATTATTGGCATCCTCAGGATTAAAAACGCTGGTTATATTAGGATCTACAGGACTTAGTTCTCCCATCTTAGTCATAATTATTTCAGAAGCACCAAGGCATATTAAAGTACCTGCGCTATAAGCTTTATAGGGTACTAATACTGAAAATTTGCTGCAGTATTCGTATATGAGTTCAACTAAACGGAGAGATGTCAGTACATCTCCTCCCTTAGTAAAAATAAATAGATCTATTTTATCTGTTTTTCCCAAATGCTCAAGCAGTTTATGAAAGATTGGAATAATATCTGGGGCCACTCTTATGTTGACATTTTGCCTGTCACCACAGAAGTAGCATATTACTTTGGAATTACGTTCTTCTGATATATCTTTAATTAATTTATATCTATTTTCATTCATTTTAATCACATCCCAAAATTGAAAATTAAAATTTAGTTAAGATTATTGTTTGAATTTGGTCTTATATATATTCAGATTAATGGAGTTTTATTTTTAAATATTTTAAAAAATTTTTCGAATAATTTTTCCTTTAATATACAATAATAAGTACTGTAAAAAATAAAAAATTAGGAGGTACATTATTATGCAAATTAATACTAATACTTCAGAACAGCAGGGAACTAACATACAACAGTTGAGGTTTGTTCCAATATCTTCAAATGTTTCATGCATGGGTACTACTGTTAACTATGGAATTGGTACACATTCAGGAGTGGCGATAAATGCTTTTTCTAATAATTCCCAGCCTATGACTGGCTGGGCTATTAGTCCACAGGTAGGGTATGTCAATGCTTCTCAAATGACTAATACCACACCTTGCATTTCAGCATCTCAATTTGGTCAAATGGGAAGCGGAACTTTTAACGGTATAACTTATAACACTCAAATTCCTATGGGAAGAAACCTTATGATTCAGCCTACTGTAGATATTTCAGAAACATCCAGTGATATTATGGTATCTGCTTATGTATCGAACTCTGCAATAAATGATTTGAAACTTAATGTTACAGATGATTCATTAACAATATCAGGTACTTTATTAAATGGCTCCAATCAATTTGTATTAAATAGAACAATTCCACTTTCAACAAGTGTAAGGGCAGAAGCCGTGGAAGCTACGCTGCAAAGTGGAGTTGTTGAAATAAGATTACCAAAGACAGAAAAATTTAATAGAGCATCCCATACATTGGGGAAAGATACCGGAAATGTAATGATAAGTAAATAATATTGTTACTATAATTAAATCACTTTCACATTGAATAAAAGAGTACCCTTGAACTGCTGACAAAATATGTTTGTCAGCAGTTTTTTACATAGGTAAAGACCACTGGACATAATGTTTAAATAAATATTTTTTACAGATTAGGGGAAATATATTTATTATATAGATTGGGGTGATATAAATGGATAACAAAGAATATAACATAGATCACAACATTGAAAATATAAAGAATTTATTAGGAGAACAAACTGAAATGGTAGTAAGAAACCTACTTATAGGAAAAAATAATTGTATAGAAGCTGCCATTATTTATTTAAACGGTCTTATAAATAAAGACGTTATAGATAGAGATATATTGAATCCATTAATGTTACATGTGAAAGAAGACTTTGCAGGAAAAAAGGACATAGAAGATTATATACAAAAAAGATATATTGCTGCCAGTGATTCTTGTATTGAAAGAGATATAGGTAATGTTATAAACAGTATTAAAAGGGGAAAAACTGTGTTAATAATTGAAAACTGCTGTAATTTTATTATAATAAATACCTCAGGAGGGAATTATAGAGCTATATCTGAACCGGAAAATGACCTTTCCTTAAGAGGACCAAGAGAAGGTTTTGTGGAGAATTTAGAAACTAATATAAGTATATTACGGAGGAGAATAAAAGACAGAAATTTAACTACAGAGAAATTTACATTGGGAAGAAGATCTCAAACAGATTTAGTAATTATGTATATAGATGATGTGGTAGATAAAGAGTTCCTTAAAAGGATGAAAGATAAAATAAATAAAATAAATATAGACTTTATTCCAGCAAATAGTATTATTGAACAGTGTATAGAAGAACATCCCTATAGTGTTTTGCCTCAAACCAGTGGTTCTGAAAGACCTGATGTAATAGAAGCAGGCCTGATGGAAGGGAAAATAGCTTTTTTACTAGAGGGTACACCCTATGTTACAACTTATCCTTCCATATTTATAGAATTTTTTCAGACTGCAGAGGATTATTATGGTAGGACATTACAGGCATGGTTTATAAGATTTGTGAGAATTATAGCTGTATTTATAGTGATATCTGTTCCTGGAATATATATAACATTAATTAAATTTAATCCAGAACTTATTCCTGTTGAATATATTAAGTCTCTTATAGAAGCAAGGCAGGGTATAGTGTTAACTCCTTTTATGTCCCTGCTGGTTATGCAGTTAACTATAGAATTTTTGAGAGAGGGTGGACTTAGGATGCCGGGAAAAATAGGCCAGACAATCAGCGTAGTAGGAGGTATTATAATCGGAGATGCTGCAATTCAGTCAAAAGTTATAAGTTCGCCTACTTTGCTTGTGGCGGGAATTACTACAGTGGCTTCTTTTGTAATATCTAATTATCAAATGTCTATTGGAATAAGAGCTTTAACGTATCCCATGCTTATATTGGCAAATTGGCTTGGAGTACTTGGCATAGTTATAGGATGGTTTTCTATATTGGCCTATCTTTGCTGCTTGGAGAATTTTGGAGTACCATACATGGTATTCCACAAGAGTGACATGAAAGATATATTTATAAGGGCACCTATATGGAAGATGAATAGGAGACCTAAAGCCATTCCAAATAATGATTCCACTAGACAAAGCAACTTTGGGAATGAGAAAAATGTATAAGTCAAAACATGCATTCTTAACCCCCAGTCAATTTACATTTACATTAAAATCAGCTATGGTAGGCATTGAAATTATGTATATACCTAATAGTATTATAAAATTTGCAAGGCAAGACAGCTGGATCAGTTGTATATTAGGAGCAGTATATCCTTTGTATATATTGCTCATAGCAAACTATTTATGTAAAAAATCTTATAATGAGGATATATTGGCGTTAAGCAAAAAATGTTTTGGAAATATTTTAGGCAGTATTTTAAATTTTATTTTTATATCTTACTTTTTATTCATGCTTACGTCAGAGTTTTCAGGATATATTCAGGTGTTTAAAATATATGCTACCGGATTTTTGCAGAACTATCAAATGGTATTTACTTCATTGATTCCTGTAACCTATATTGTTTATAATGGCATAAAACCTTTAGGTAGGTTAAATGAGGTAGGTTTTTACTTAACTATAACTTTACTCGTTATTCCTATAGGGATATTAGCTTATGGAACTTTCTTAAATTTAATGCCCGTATTTGATAATGGTATAGGTAATATATTAAAAGGTTCTATGCAAACATTTTTTCCTTTTTCAGGTATGGAAGTTATACTATTTATCTATCCTTTTTTAAAAGACAACAAGAATTTGTTGAAATGTGGTTTAAAAGCAATTGTTATTGTAACATTTATTTATACATGGACAGTTTCTGCAACTATTTACTATTTAGGTATTGAAATTTCCCCTAAATATATATGGCCCGTTTTGACATTGGCTGATAGTGTACATATTCCTATTGTAAATAGCTTTAGATTTGTATTTATAGCCCTGTGGTCCATAGTACAAT
This window of the Clostridium kluyveri DSM 555 genome carries:
- a CDS encoding methyl-accepting chemotaxis protein — protein: MISMKSLSDLKALAEIEANLIPGGIVYGIIEGDTMTWVKKSDSLDINVFYIGLKLDKNSTSMLAIREKRIISQNIPRSVYGTRLHISSIPIIDEEDNAVGAFSFAIPKVHSVLKAFPDFAPMLSEMFSEGVQLRIADLNKIVGTQSSKKFDIPFLKEGVALDKNYIESKVIQSKKPASQEISTLEYGVPVRLSAYPLFDEDTNEIVGAFSVTTPKEIAVTLRNMSANLENSLTGISSTIQELAASASEIHSNQQNLSITINEITALSEEINKVSEFIKAIADETKMLGLNASIEAARAGEFGKGFGVVAAEIRRLSEQSKDTIPKITKLTDNIKEKVDESNKKSQISLSASQEQAAATEEITASIEEITSSSEELNKIATTL
- a CDS encoding Hsp20/alpha crystallin family protein, which encodes MQINTNTSEQQGTNIQQLRFVPISSNVSCMGTTVNYGIGTHSGVAINAFSNNSQPMTGWAISPQVGYVNASQMTNTTPCISASQFGQMGSGTFNGITYNTQIPMGRNLMIQPTVDISETSSDIMVSAYVSNSAINDLKLNVTDDSLTISGTLLNGSNQFVLNRTIPLSTSVRAEAVEATLQSGVVEIRLPKTEKFNRASHTLGKDTGNVMISK
- a CDS encoding SDH family Clp fold serine proteinase, coding for MNENRYKLIKDISEERNSKVICYFCGDRQNVNIRVAPDIIPIFHKLLEHLGKTDKIDLFIFTKGGDVLTSLRLVELIYEYCSKFSVLVPYKAYSAGTLICLGASEIIMTKMGELSPVDPNITSVFNPEDANNMKLPINVEDVYSFFSIAKDVIGLKTDETLIKVFTNLTEHIHPLAVGSIFRSHALIRTVAKELLLMHMNYQDEYKINEVVNILTEKLQSHSYMITRREAKNIIKLPIENCSDELEKKLWSLYETYEKDFSFNIPFSPEEAADSLGKFSVCSGIIETADMSYGYIFDGAIHNMGEGNINGYANVNIVNQAWRRI
- a CDS encoding cell wall-binding repeat-containing protein yields the protein MKTSKFYVANASGDGYADALVASVLAGKNEAPLVLLDNEVSESTADAIEYIKTNLTDSSKVEVLGGAGVIPENIVTKIKGYISSAGSETNPETSTTVQTFTGYIQDQDCFISYAPNYGDDTKMCLSMKSCAANGYGITALESDGSYKFYYFDGDFAAFADGKTFDGTGSQLSAWNLIQNTIKKNNITITVKGKLNGEIKTASDGNTYPVITVTSLAEN
- a CDS encoding spore germination protein, translated to MDNKEYNIDHNIENIKNLLGEQTEMVVRNLLIGKNNCIEAAIIYLNGLINKDVIDRDILNPLMLHVKEDFAGKKDIEDYIQKRYIAASDSCIERDIGNVINSIKRGKTVLIIENCCNFIIINTSGGNYRAISEPENDLSLRGPREGFVENLETNISILRRRIKDRNLTTEKFTLGRRSQTDLVIMYIDDVVDKEFLKRMKDKINKINIDFIPANSIIEQCIEEHPYSVLPQTSGSERPDVIEAGLMEGKIAFLLEGTPYVTTYPSIFIEFFQTAEDYYGRTLQAWFIRFVRIIAVFIVISVPGIYITLIKFNPELIPVEYIKSLIEARQGIVLTPFMSLLVMQLTIEFLREGGLRMPGKIGQTISVVGGIIIGDAAIQSKVISSPTLLVAGITTVASFVISNYQMSIGIRALTYPMLILANWLGVLGIVIGWFSILAYLCCLENFGVPYMVFHKSDMKDIFIRAPIWKMNRRPKAIPNNDSTRQSNFGNEKNV
- a CDS encoding GerAB/ArcD/ProY family transporter, whose product is MIPLDKATLGMRKMYKSKHAFLTPSQFTFTLKSAMVGIEIMYIPNSIIKFARQDSWISCILGAVYPLYILLIANYLCKKSYNEDILALSKKCFGNILGSILNFIFISYFLFMLTSEFSGYIQVFKIYATGFLQNYQMVFTSLIPVTYIVYNGIKPLGRLNEVGFYLTITLLVIPIGILAYGTFLNLMPVFDNGIGNILKGSMQTFFPFSGMEVILFIYPFLKDNKNLLKCGLKAIVIVTFIYTWTVSATIYYLGIEISPKYIWPVLTLADSVHIPIVNSFRFVFIALWSIVQFKCMATHYFSISYGLNQSIKKISPQTFTLLLYPLIIIITSLYGNPTIRRSYTDRIINVYAAFNIMYVSTIAILIHFKKDKGVEKA
- a CDS encoding sulfite exporter TauE/SafE family protein — encoded protein: MENHLLLFLKDLFYLKYLPSLGNNASFSLIFLFGILTSIHCIGMCGGIVLTQCINKNEAKTADKKLSKSTFLPITIYNIGRIISYTIIGGIVGGIGQVLTLSGVFKGIIPIIGGVFMIIMAINLLGIFPVLRHLNISMPKFVAKRIMGKNSSTSPLIVGLLTGLMPCGPLQMIQLYALSTRSAIYGAVSAFIFTLGTIPGIFAFGTFSAIINKKFSRYILKFSAVLVIILGIVMIGRGLALTGVVFPSFVDSNNKAGDYEVSVIHGNIQIVTTSIGQDYFPPIQVAKGIKVRWTIKVDKAVYSDCNNAIQIPVYNIEKKFVVGNNIVEFIPDKEGEFIYTCWMGMIKSKIKVVSREELRRASNSNNLTSPIKQVPNSSTQTSKNTSQEENSSKVSNVKGSTAGNSNNELSENNLKTSQSKSEDSNTVPAQVQTPAPAQTTTVTLTGFIQDEDCFVQYVDSDTGKAKQDPGNDTKDCLSMQACANSGYGMTALRSNGTYKFYYFDGKFATGKGESFIPGTGTQALAWELINNTNKQDHITVTVTGTLNGDTRTNTNIDFPANVDEKYYPIITVSQLYEN